The Manihot esculenta cultivar AM560-2 chromosome 1, M.esculenta_v8, whole genome shotgun sequence genome has a window encoding:
- the LOC110605456 gene encoding uncharacterized protein LOC110605456: protein MSFHAVSTSSAPATTLSGDLFNSLLDSSTLCCITGLLLLSLISLAFVFNLRFKSRNSHHLQRFNSLWTVRFLLVSFISLWAFNELLRLSFFRRKYLFPFISSLTLEQQASFCKIHIVFSLGFFEPGFLVTQLFLVNVSVQKKTPRGSWAFVFVFANCFPVLFLQVLFVFFSGIQLPLPEVFLRSSVVSKSDQVLLCEYPLMSSIIFGAFGIWYLLGFSVSCFKVLNLVINKGLRLRMYALAFVVLLMLPTQILFMGLSVLWGPEEFLYASIAFLVFGTTLVIAAVGEGILVIKPIVDSLAVGEDALPASVIPCEQTASKEKEQQQRPNM from the coding sequence ATGTCATTTCATGCAGTTTCAACTTCTTCTGCTCCGGCCACTACCCTTTCAGGTGATCTTTTCAATTCCCTTTTAGACTCATCCACTCTCTGTTGCATAACCGGTCTCCTTCTCCTCTCCCTCATTTCTCTTGCATTCGTCTTTAATCTCCGTTTCAAATCACGAAATTCACATCATTTGCAGAGGTTCAATTCCCTCTGGACAGTTCGTTTCCTTCTTGTCTCCTTTATTTCCCTCTGGGCCTTCAACGAACTCCTCCGTTTGTCCTTCTTCCGTCGAAAATATCTCTTCCCTTTCATTTCTTCCCTCACCCTAGAGCAGCAAGCCAGCTTTTGCAAAATCCATATTGTATTCTCGTTAGGGTTCTTTGAGCCTGGTTTTCTCGTAACCCAACTTTTTCTCGTTAACGTATCAGTCCAGAAAAAAACACCACGAGGCTCTTGGGCTTTTGTCTTTGTCTTCGCTAACTGTTTTCCTGTTCTTTTTCTGCAAGTTTTGTTCGTTTTTTTCTCTGGAATACAGCTTCCATTGCCGGAGGTCTTTCTCAGAAGTTCAGTGGTTTCAAAATCTGATCAAGTTCTATTATGTGAATACCCATTAATGAGTTCCATCATATTTGGAGCTTTCGGGATCTGGTATTTGCTAGGCTTCTCAGTCTCATGCTTCAAGGTGCTAAACCTCGTCATTAACAAAGGGCTTAGGCTTCGAATGTATGCTTTAGCTTTCGTTGTTCTGTTAATGTTACCGACGCAAATTCTCTTTATGGGCTTATCAGTCTTGTGGGGGCCGGAGGAATTTCTGTATGCTTCAATTGCTTTTCTTGTGTTTGGAACCACATTAGTAATTGCAGCCGTAGGGGAGGGCATTTTGGTAATTAAACCCATCGTCGATTCTTTGGCTGTGGGAGAAGACGCCCTTCCGGCGTCTGTAATTCCTTGTGAGCAAACGGCGTCGAAGGAGAAGGAGCAGCAGCAAAGACCAAACATGTGA